A region of Sulfurimonas sp. DNA encodes the following proteins:
- a CDS encoding response regulator transcription factor — translation MIKILMIEDDLELAEILTEYLEQFEFEVVTEDDPFKAVSILKLKHFDLVILDLTLPGMDGLEVCEAIRERQDIPIIISSARSDVTDKVKAFELGADDYMPKPYDPRELEARIHSVLRRYEAKSEAKQESKSDFKADMASMIITYKSRNIDLTNAEFGILAYMISKQGLVVSREDLIHNVNAINEDSSNKSIDVMVGRIRNKLGDKTLIESVRGVGYKLLK, via the coding sequence ATGATAAAAATATTAATGATTGAAGATGACTTAGAACTAGCGGAGATATTAACAGAGTATCTTGAGCAGTTTGAGTTTGAAGTTGTAACAGAAGATGACCCCTTTAAAGCAGTAAGTATATTAAAATTAAAACATTTTGATTTAGTAATTTTAGATTTAACTCTCCCAGGGATGGATGGTTTAGAGGTTTGTGAAGCTATTCGTGAACGCCAAGATATTCCTATAATAATATCTTCAGCTAGAAGTGATGTGACAGATAAAGTTAAAGCCTTTGAACTTGGTGCTGATGATTATATGCCAAAGCCTTATGACCCAAGAGAACTAGAAGCAAGAATTCACTCAGTTCTTAGAAGATATGAAGCAAAAAGTGAAGCTAAGCAAGAGTCAAAAAGTGATTTTAAAGCAGATATGGCATCTATGATTATTACTTATAAAAGTAGAAATATAGACTTAACAAATGCAGAGTTTGGAATTTTGGCATACATGATTTCAAAACAAGGTTTAGTTGTTTCAAGAGAAGATTTGATTCATAATGTAAATGCTATTAATGAAGATTCTTCAAACAAAAGCATAGATGTTATGGTTGGAAGAATTAGAAATAAACTAGGTGATAAAACTCTTATAGAATCAGTTCGTGGTGTAGGGTATAAACTATTAAAATAA
- a CDS encoding cadherin domain-containing protein, whose translation MKKLIILILLFTLSLFAEPTNEPINEYKSDIYFANGVGATSREKSYMQGEVVYDNYIDNDLQIEDFVGKYDLAFNTGRGPISDYSEAWFQYLDENAIYNVGWNAFTEAISRATGPIIGGALKLTEETIKHLEQNDINTQVEAYRQSIYNGHKVIVIAHSQGNFFTNKAYKTFNIKTDKWIQNYFVTIGLASPSDIKINNSSYLTYDNDPISILNGAGTVMDNPMRYYTWYAGPNVPVDSTTTSPCVGTEVAVGKTPYCNDADWIAKEKSSYRKYHEFKYYMSTPITRDKVYSFITNAINSHKTAKSQWKFKKQSQCGISGCEDKLREVEHEYDSVNLKIDDKVYPFKEEGKLYKVQDSYVKASYGGKSIAEPLTEGICYELKDKNNTSIETIDSNFEGNPKIPKNGYIEVTLAWNDKTIDMDLSVALPNGTHDIKNISCQPLEHFFAVDDTGLTPGVYPVHVTYKNDANIVKEVREYPNIIVSIKTPGGSEIRNVSFNVIDSLANGHIADIVVEENKIRYVPTDRFKQQATVIYNSYNRGNNSSVGGSSNGGSSDGSYNGGNEHSASWTPPIPHFNNVKDYIYYILWHISKADLGALAGADVSIYKATDFDADSDTGVNPIWQSQTTYGSTVHTAGIIAWDRNIINTLDNDKVYVIKVDGGTDIDVNDDTVVDSTPTINLGTIHALATGYELKNIGLKVNIITELAYQISKDRLHSDTSTVMQRSDEASKCLIKKDFNMDGKVNHIDGLLWMPYKDKNTVIRDYNSNFTPIISKIHNAQPIYEEAYNLFAKPMIEGFNATIREDSKAGAIVGQIKSYCTSESPISEYTISGTGAQNFEVDSKGTMRVSSLASFVYENKQIYDLHVSGKNAFGSTQSVQVYIEIAADGSPILGGSVSTFVIEKMSAGTIRGSISIDNRGSPITKVKLVGNGAKNFDISLKGSISVASNATIDKSNGTYYLKAIATNAIGDSAPISVTFKIYDDLPVLSGLISKIYKNTPTGTSIGKLGYYQGLSSITSFGLTGIGSENFDISSIGVITIAEAAKISLKNAPYYLQATATNSSGTSSAVAVTIRVVEPPASPSEGIHVSNFSNSLYFSVANGKSVGKIGYRYNLNPPNSFKLEGEQSTPFSIDNSGNMIVSDASLLRDKIGNTFVFKVIASNDYISGSEATVRISIIDDVPSISNFSTSIMEGTYTNAIGKVGYSYGMNPIKSFSLSGDGASDFTISNSGYIYVADGVSLTYSRQSSYALTVTGVNTIQRRSSASVNISIIDDAPVLRSTTMSILENSGLNEIVGIVNIASHGKSRIISFELGGASAGSFEIDTKGYIRVASGAVLDYETKPKYELTLKATNAYDTSNQVIVKINLINISDGEPVLFHNTISVKEDAKSGISLGIINVKDSGVNPIESFSISGDGSNIFKIDKNGVLRVVGDNLLDYETKKVYNLAMSATNGYGISNIANLTVKIEDVPETPPTVQALHTNIDENSIEGVVVDTININDNGNEVTSVILSEEGNSNFKVNNEGVITLNTGAVLDYETKRKYALKVVAKNAYGSSLSNNVTIDINNLPEPPTIKPISLRVKENSPIGRQIGTLSITSDGNIESISLSGDGNEDFSVDLNGTISVAKALNYSTKSNYALQAVATNAYGSSESVSVSIKPVLNKPFLLGSYNTPGVAGGVTLSKDGTVAFVADWNSGLQIIDVSNPSSPSLLGSYDTPDTALSVTLSKDGTVAFVADYGSGLQIIDVSNPSSPLLLGSYNTSGHAGGVTLSKDGTVAFVADGYSGLQIINVSNPRSPSLLGSYNTPGYAYDVTISKDGTIAFVGDSYSGLQIIDVSNPSSPLLLGSYDTPGLAREVSLSKDGTVAFVTDYNSGLQIIDVSNPSSPLLLGSYDTPGAALSVTLSKDGTVAFVADYGSGLQIIDVSNPTAPSLLGSYDTPGYAIGVTLSKDGTVAFVADENSGLQIIDVSFSIK comes from the coding sequence ATGAAAAAGCTTATAATACTAATACTTTTATTTACTTTAAGTTTGTTTGCTGAACCTACTAATGAACCAATTAATGAGTATAAGAGTGATATATACTTTGCAAATGGAGTTGGTGCAACTTCTCGTGAAAAATCTTATATGCAAGGTGAAGTTGTATACGATAATTATATAGATAATGATTTACAAATAGAAGATTTTGTAGGCAAATACGACCTAGCCTTCAACACAGGAAGAGGACCAATAAGTGACTATTCAGAGGCATGGTTTCAATATTTAGATGAAAACGCTATTTATAATGTAGGTTGGAATGCTTTTACAGAAGCAATCTCTCGTGCTACAGGTCCTATCATTGGAGGAGCCTTAAAGTTAACAGAAGAGACTATTAAACATCTAGAACAAAATGATATTAATACTCAAGTAGAAGCATATAGACAAAGTATATACAATGGTCATAAAGTTATAGTTATAGCTCACTCTCAAGGAAACTTTTTTACAAATAAAGCATATAAAACATTTAATATAAAAACAGATAAATGGATACAAAATTACTTTGTAACTATAGGACTAGCATCACCATCTGATATAAAAATAAATAATAGTAGTTATTTAACTTACGATAATGACCCTATTTCCATTTTAAATGGTGCAGGTACGGTTATGGATAATCCTATGCGTTATTATACTTGGTATGCAGGTCCTAATGTTCCTGTTGATAGTACAACTACATCGCCATGCGTAGGAACTGAAGTAGCTGTTGGAAAAACTCCATATTGCAATGATGCTGATTGGATTGCGAAAGAAAAAAGTTCATATAGAAAGTATCATGAATTTAAATACTACATGTCAACACCAATAACAAGAGATAAAGTTTATAGCTTTATAACGAATGCAATAAATAGTCATAAAACAGCAAAGTCCCAATGGAAATTCAAAAAACAATCACAATGCGGTATATCAGGATGTGAAGACAAATTAAGAGAAGTTGAACATGAATATGACTCAGTAAATTTAAAAATTGATGATAAAGTATATCCATTTAAAGAAGAGGGAAAACTCTATAAAGTACAAGACAGTTATGTAAAAGCTAGTTATGGTGGAAAAAGTATAGCTGAGCCTTTGACTGAAGGTATATGCTATGAACTAAAAGATAAAAACAATACAAGCATAGAAACTATAGATTCAAACTTTGAAGGAAACCCAAAAATACCTAAAAATGGTTACATAGAAGTAACTCTAGCTTGGAATGATAAAACTATAGATATGGATCTAAGCGTAGCTTTACCAAATGGAACACATGATATTAAAAATATCTCTTGTCAACCTTTAGAACACTTTTTTGCCGTTGATGATACAGGTCTAACTCCAGGAGTATATCCTGTACATGTAACATATAAAAATGATGCAAATATAGTAAAAGAAGTAAGAGAATATCCAAACATTATTGTAAGCATTAAAACCCCAGGTGGATCTGAGATAAGAAATGTAAGCTTTAATGTTATTGACTCCTTGGCTAATGGACATATAGCAGATATAGTAGTAGAAGAAAATAAAATAAGATATGTCCCAACAGATAGATTTAAACAACAAGCAACAGTTATCTATAATTCCTACAACAGAGGAAACAACTCTAGTGTAGGAGGTAGTAGCAATGGTGGTTCAAGTGATGGCAGTTACAATGGAGGTAATGAGCATAGTGCTAGTTGGACTCCACCTATACCTCATTTCAATAATGTAAAAGACTATATCTATTATATACTTTGGCACATCTCAAAAGCAGATTTGGGAGCATTGGCTGGGGCTGATGTGAGCATATATAAAGCAACTGACTTTGATGCAGATAGTGATACGGGAGTCAATCCTATATGGCAGTCACAAACAACATACGGCTCAACTGTTCATACAGCAGGTATAATCGCATGGGATAGAAATATAATAAATACATTAGATAATGATAAAGTATATGTCATAAAGGTAGATGGTGGAACTGACATAGATGTTAATGATGATACCGTAGTAGATAGTACACCTACTATAAACCTAGGAACTATTCACGCTTTGGCAACAGGGTATGAGCTTAAAAATATAGGACTAAAAGTCAATATCATCACTGAACTTGCATACCAAATATCTAAAGACAGATTGCACTCTGATACAAGCACAGTTATGCAAAGAAGTGATGAAGCTTCTAAATGTCTGATAAAAAAAGACTTTAATATGGATGGAAAAGTAAATCATATAGATGGTCTTCTTTGGATGCCATACAAAGACAAAAATACTGTTATAAGAGACTACAATAGTAACTTTACTCCTATAATAAGTAAAATTCATAATGCACAGCCAATATATGAAGAAGCATACAATCTTTTTGCAAAACCAATGATAGAAGGTTTTAATGCAACTATTAGAGAAGATAGTAAAGCAGGGGCTATTGTAGGTCAGATTAAAAGCTATTGTACTAGTGAAAGTCCTATTAGTGAGTATACTATCTCAGGTACTGGAGCGCAGAACTTTGAAGTAGATAGTAAGGGAACTATGAGAGTATCTTCTCTTGCAAGTTTCGTTTATGAAAACAAACAGATATATGATTTACATGTAAGTGGGAAAAATGCTTTTGGTAGTACCCAATCTGTACAGGTTTATATAGAGATAGCAGCTGATGGTTCACCAATACTAGGAGGTTCTGTATCTACTTTTGTAATTGAAAAAATGAGTGCAGGAACAATAAGAGGAAGTATTAGTATAGATAATAGAGGTAGTCCTATTACCAAAGTTAAGTTAGTAGGAAATGGTGCAAAAAACTTTGACATAAGTTTAAAGGGAAGTATATCAGTTGCTTCAAATGCCACAATCGATAAATCAAATGGTACTTATTATTTAAAAGCTATTGCCACAAATGCTATTGGAGATAGTGCACCTATATCAGTTACTTTTAAAATCTATGATGATTTACCTGTTTTAAGTGGATTAATTAGTAAAATATATAAAAACACTCCAACAGGAACCTCTATTGGTAAGCTTGGTTATTATCAAGGACTTTCTTCAATTACTTCATTTGGTTTAACTGGTATTGGCTCAGAAAACTTTGATATATCTTCTATTGGAGTGATTACTATAGCAGAAGCTGCAAAGATTAGCTTAAAAAATGCACCATACTACCTACAAGCTACAGCAACAAACAGCTCAGGTACAAGTAGTGCTGTAGCAGTAACAATAAGGGTTGTTGAACCACCTGCTTCACCTTCTGAAGGAATTCATGTTAGTAATTTCTCTAATTCTTTATACTTTAGTGTTGCAAATGGTAAGAGTGTAGGAAAGATAGGATATAGGTATAATCTAAATCCTCCAAATTCTTTTAAACTTGAAGGAGAACAAAGCACTCCTTTTAGTATTGATAATTCAGGGAATATGATAGTATCGGATGCATCTCTACTTAGAGATAAAATTGGAAATACATTTGTGTTTAAAGTCATCGCTTCAAACGACTACATAAGTGGAAGTGAAGCTACAGTTAGAATTAGTATAATAGATGATGTACCTAGTATCTCAAACTTTTCAACAAGTATTATGGAAGGAACTTACACTAATGCTATTGGTAAAGTCGGATACTCTTATGGCATGAATCCTATAAAATCATTTAGCTTATCTGGAGATGGTGCAAGTGATTTTACCATCAGTAACTCTGGATATATCTATGTAGCTGATGGGGTAAGTCTTACTTATAGTCGTCAGTCATCATATGCTTTAACAGTTACAGGAGTAAACACTATACAAAGAAGGTCATCAGCATCTGTAAATATCTCTATAATAGATGATGCCCCTGTACTAAGAAGTACAACTATGTCCATATTGGAAAACTCTGGACTTAATGAAATAGTTGGCATAGTAAACATAGCTAGTCATGGTAAAAGTAGGATTATATCGTTTGAGTTAGGAGGAGCAAGTGCAGGTTCTTTTGAAATAGACACTAAAGGTTACATTAGAGTCGCTTCAGGGGCAGTTTTAGATTATGAAACAAAACCTAAATATGAATTAACTCTAAAAGCTACTAATGCCTATGACACAAGTAATCAAGTGATTGTAAAAATTAATCTTATCAATATATCTGATGGTGAGCCTGTTTTATTTCATAATACTATATCGGTTAAAGAAGATGCGAAAAGTGGAATCTCTTTGGGCATAATAAATGTTAAAGATTCTGGTGTAAATCCTATAGAGAGTTTTAGTATTAGTGGAGACGGTAGCAATATATTTAAAATTGATAAAAATGGAGTTTTAAGAGTAGTTGGAGATAATCTGTTAGATTATGAAACTAAAAAAGTTTACAATTTAGCAATGAGCGCTACCAATGGATACGGCATAAGCAATATTGCAAATCTTACTGTTAAGATTGAAGATGTTCCTGAAACACCACCTACAGTTCAAGCACTTCATACAAATATAGATGAAAATTCAATAGAAGGTGTAGTGGTAGACACTATTAACATAAATGATAATGGCAATGAAGTAACTTCTGTAATATTAAGTGAAGAAGGAAACAGTAACTTTAAAGTAAATAATGAAGGAGTCATAACACTAAACACTGGAGCTGTACTTGATTATGAAACTAAAAGAAAATATGCTCTAAAAGTGGTTGCTAAAAATGCTTATGGAAGTAGTTTAAGTAACAATGTAACCATAGATATAAATAACCTACCTGAACCACCAACAATTAAACCCATAAGTTTAAGAGTAAAAGAAAATAGCCCAATAGGTAGACAAATTGGAACTTTAAGCATAACTAGTGATGGAAATATAGAGTCCATAAGTTTAAGTGGAGATGGCAATGAAGACTTTAGTGTAGATCTAAATGGTACTATTAGCGTAGCCAAAGCATTAAATTACTCAACAAAAAGCAACTATGCTTTACAAGCTGTTGCAACAAATGCTTATGGAAGTAGTGAAAGTGTTAGTGTATCTATAAAACCAGTACTTAATAAACCTTTTTTACTTGGTAGTTACAATACTCCTGGTGTTGCTGGAGGTGTAACCCTCTCAAAAGATGGAACTGTAGCGTTTGTGGCAGATTGGAATAGTGGTTTACAAATCATAGATGTTTCAAACCCAAGTTCTCCTTCACTCTTAGGTAGTTACGATACTCCGGATACTGCTTTAAGTGTAACCCTCTCAAAAGATGGAACTGTAGCGTTTGTGGCAGATTATGGTAGTGGTTTACAAATCATAGATGTTTCAAACCCAAGTTCTCCTTTACTTTTAGGTAGTTACAATACTTCTGGTCATGCTGGAGGCGTAACCCTCTCAAAAGATGGAACTGTAGCGTTTGTGGCAGATGGCTATAGTGGTTTACAAATCATAAATGTTTCAAACCCAAGGTCTCCTTCACTCTTAGGTAGTTACAATACTCCTGGTTATGCTTACGATGTAACCATCTCAAAAGATGGAACTATAGCCTTTGTGGGAGATAGCTATAGTGGTTTACAAATCATAGATGTTTCAAACCCAAGTTCTCCTTTACTCTTAGGTAGTTACGATACTCCTGGTTTGGCTAGAGAGGTAAGCCTCTCAAAAGATGGAACTGTAGCGTTTGTGACAGATTATAATAGTGGTTTACAAATCATAGATGTTTCAAACCCAAGTTCTCCTTTACTCTTAGGTAGTTACGATACTCCTGGTGCTGCTCTAAGTGTAACCCTCTCGAAAGATGGAACTGTAGCGTTTGTGGCAGATTATGGTAGTGGTTTACAAATCATAGATGTTTCAAACCCAACTGCTCCTTCACTCTTAGGTAGTTACGATACTCCTGGTTATGCTATCGGTGTAACCCTCTCAAAAGATGGAACTGTAGCGTTTGTGGCAGATGAGAATAGTGGTTTACAAATCATAGATGTTTCATTTTCGATTAAATGA
- a CDS encoding Ig-like domain-containing protein — protein MLNIITKLMFLCMLSLTLNANNHTTLLIPQKDATNVKSDVQIQITFNNPIIISSTNENTIKLTTGNKNLKGKLSIKDKNTLLFTPNENLKTGIYSLHVKSLKLKNPKPIKLNNWFQKFILKICSFFNRDVKKCKLYNFFFGNNDIITTSINYSFSVNDNIVFIKFISLETIETELKENTQAALIIQAAYSDDTIKYITKNIQWIIQDNSIVTINNTTLETLKEGTTTIQAKIDNTTSNKLRITVYKDINGYILPPEPDETLNNSTLLGIDSNNNGVRDDVERWIYKTYKDKHPIYIDIAMQAGRAYKQVLETPERAVEIHETVVNAPLYCAWYYQNDSEEFGDPLLVDERIDAPVKSKYFNTKERNAVYWEYDTLLSGGSYPLPKAQERKSFCDFNTSKYDK, from the coding sequence ATGTTAAATATAATCACAAAACTTATGTTTCTATGTATGCTCTCATTAACTTTAAATGCAAACAACCATACAACACTACTAATCCCTCAAAAAGATGCAACTAATGTAAAAAGTGATGTACAAATACAAATAACATTTAATAACCCAATAATTATTTCAAGTACAAATGAAAATACAATAAAACTAACAACAGGTAATAAAAACCTAAAAGGAAAACTAAGTATTAAAGATAAAAACACCTTACTCTTCACTCCAAATGAAAACCTAAAAACAGGAATATACTCTTTACATGTAAAGAGTTTAAAACTAAAGAACCCAAAACCAATCAAACTAAACAATTGGTTTCAAAAATTTATCTTGAAAATATGTTCTTTCTTCAATCGTGATGTAAAAAAATGTAAACTATATAATTTCTTCTTTGGAAACAATGACATAATAACAACAAGTATAAACTACTCTTTTAGTGTAAATGATAATATTGTATTCATAAAATTCATAAGCTTAGAAACAATAGAAACAGAGTTAAAAGAAAACACTCAAGCAGCTTTAATTATTCAAGCAGCTTACTCAGACGATACCATAAAATATATAACTAAAAACATACAATGGATTATACAAGATAACTCAATAGTAACTATAAACAATACTACCCTAGAAACTTTAAAAGAAGGAACTACAACAATTCAAGCTAAAATAGATAACACTACATCAAATAAACTAAGAATAACAGTATATAAAGATATAAACGGTTATATACTTCCTCCTGAACCAGATGAAACTTTAAACAACTCTACACTGCTTGGAATTGATAGCAATAACAATGGGGTTAGGGATGATGTGGAGAGGTGGATATATAAAACTTATAAAGATAAACATCCTATTTATATAGATATTGCTATGCAGGCTGGGAGGGCTTATAAACAAGTTTTAGAGACTCCTGAGAGGGCTGTTGAAATTCATGAAACCGTAGTAAATGCCCCTTTATATTGTGCTTGGTATTACCAAAATGATTCAGAAGAGTTTGGGGATCCTTTATTGGTCGATGAAAGAATAGATGCACCTGTAAAAAGTAAATATTTTAATACTAAAGAGCGTAATGCAGTTTATTGGGAATATGATACTTTGTTGAGTGGTGGTAGTTATCCTCTGCCTAAAGCACAAGAAAGAAAATCATTTTGTGATTTTAATACTTCAAAATATGATAAGTAG
- a CDS encoding nucleotidyl transferase AbiEii/AbiGii toxin family protein, translating into MQDLKNLNYLLPKTQDLLEKLYKDCPFLNKYVLVGGSALALHICHRKSEDLDFFTYEDDFNKQEIFRYLENFKNSEILNQTNEQIDLLLNGVKVTFFNAKWKFLKPEKIEILNLASLKSISAMKVNVIFLRAKYRDYYDLYFLVKQIGIENIFKDSLQILDGLTFKLFMVSLLYIDDIEDDNIDYLNPIKTISKEEIRDFFQIEINKLKI; encoded by the coding sequence ATGCAAGATTTGAAAAACTTAAACTACTTGCTTCCTAAAACACAAGACCTTTTAGAAAAGCTATATAAAGATTGTCCATTTTTAAACAAATATGTACTTGTCGGTGGATCAGCATTGGCTTTGCATATATGTCATAGAAAAAGTGAAGATTTAGATTTTTTTACTTATGAAGATGACTTTAATAAACAAGAGATTTTCAGATACTTAGAAAACTTTAAAAATAGTGAAATATTAAATCAAACAAATGAACAAATTGATTTGTTGCTAAATGGAGTAAAGGTTACCTTCTTTAATGCAAAATGGAAATTCTTAAAACCTGAAAAAATAGAAATACTTAACTTAGCCTCACTAAAATCTATTTCTGCAATGAAAGTAAATGTTATTTTTTTAAGGGCTAAATATAGAGATTATTATGATTTATATTTTTTAGTAAAACAAATAGGTATTGAAAATATTTTTAAAGATAGTTTGCAGATTTTAGATGGATTAACTTTTAAACTTTTTATGGTCTCTTTGTTGTATATAGATGATATAGAAGATGACAACATAGACTACCTTAACCCCATAAAGACAATAAGTAAAGAAGAAATCAGAGATTTTTTTCAAATTGAGATAAATAAGTTAAAAATATAA
- a CDS encoding transposase, whose protein sequence is MPRQLRVEEIGFYHIINRGVERRDIFVNDEDYEKFFEILEESSEIYNFVIHSFCLMKNHYHLLLQTQEKNLSLIMRQINSRYSIYFNNKYKRVGPLWQGRFKSFFVYDENYLTSLIKYIEYNPIKANLTQSIGQFTWSMSSKKVTIECLDFELMDNIDLIKEPNEKELKNINDIFTAKFEKKDKKLVLVVKKDLNNYFENFTKEVAIAMAIKDGYLQTQIAKHLHLSVVSISKIYKNYRQKVKLFDKLQEKGIFWSYSKEITYAKAGESLFVEYLLKYGDFYDIVLGMKLFGIRAIKKIWEKKVMRDQQFIKTNLMLARVFFNMNVESNYFKEMKNARFEKLKLLAS, encoded by the coding sequence ATGCCAAGACAGCTTAGAGTTGAAGAGATAGGTTTTTATCATATTATTAATCGTGGAGTTGAGAGACGAGATATTTTTGTAAATGATGAAGATTATGAAAAGTTTTTTGAGATTCTTGAAGAAAGCAGTGAGATTTACAATTTTGTAATTCACTCTTTTTGTTTGATGAAGAATCATTATCATCTTTTACTTCAAACTCAAGAAAAAAACTTATCGTTGATTATGCGACAGATAAACTCTAGATATAGCATATACTTTAACAACAAATACAAAAGAGTAGGACCTCTATGGCAAGGACGTTTTAAATCTTTTTTTGTTTACGATGAAAACTACTTAACAAGCCTAATTAAATATATAGAGTACAATCCAATAAAAGCAAATTTAACACAAAGCATAGGTCAATTTACATGGTCTATGAGTAGCAAGAAAGTTACTATTGAGTGTTTGGATTTTGAACTTATGGATAACATTGATTTAATTAAAGAACCAAACGAAAAAGAGTTGAAAAACATAAATGATATTTTTACAGCTAAGTTTGAAAAAAAAGATAAAAAGTTAGTACTTGTAGTTAAAAAAGACCTCAATAATTATTTTGAAAATTTCACTAAAGAAGTAGCAATCGCAATGGCTATCAAAGACGGCTACTTGCAAACTCAAATAGCAAAACACTTGCATCTCTCGGTAGTTTCTATCTCTAAAATATATAAAAATTACAGACAAAAAGTTAAACTATTTGATAAGCTACAAGAAAAAGGTATTTTTTGGAGTTATAGCAAAGAGATAACATATGCCAAAGCAGGGGAGAGCCTGTTTGTAGAATATCTTTTAAAATATGGAGATTTTTACGATATAGTTTTAGGAATGAAGCTTTTTGGAATAAGAGCTATAAAAAAGATTTGGGAAAAGAAAGTTATGCGTGATCAACAGTTTATAAAAACAAATCTAATGCTAGCTAGAGTTTTTTTCAATATGAATGTAGAAAGTAACTATTTTAAGGAGATGAAAAATGCAAGATTTGAAAAACTTAAACTACTTGCTTCCTAA
- a CDS encoding ABC transporter permease, with product MSFRASLIPQINSFLAVGLVSLPGMMTGQILVGIDPIVAVRYQIMVMFMVLGSSGISTILYLLQKKD from the coding sequence ATCTCGTTTAGAGCTTCTTTGATTCCTCAGATAAACTCCTTTTTAGCTGTTGGTTTAGTCTCTTTACCTGGTATGATGACAGGACAAATACTAGTAGGAATTGATCCCATTGTTGCAGTTCGTTACCAAATTATGGTCATGTTTATGGTTCTTGGAAGCTCTGGCATTAGTACCATACTCTACCTTTTACAAAAAAAAGACTAG
- a CDS encoding Ig-like domain-containing protein: MLNILTKFIFLCVLSLSLNANNHTTSLVPKKDATNVKSNAQIQITFTNPIVSSSLTSNTVQLETDNKNIDGVISIKDKNTLVFIPNENLKSGIYSLHVKSLKLINPEPIKPKTWFQKIILKICSFFYSDVKKCKLYNFFFGNNDIITTSINYSFSVNDNIVFIKTLSLETIQTELKENTQAALIIQAAYSDNTIKYITKNIQWIIQDNSIVTINNTTLETLKEGTTTIQAKLDNTTSNKLKITVYKEINGYKLPPKPDETLNNSTLLGIDSNNNGVRDDVERKIYFKYKKPVIQAFMMQSAKSYTKILDNPVGVAESGEEQKDAWNESSCSGYLRRLKKIKIPRLEGVKFMNNAYMNTKERIRAYIKFNEAMSGGVYEIPIHDKDLKEENCDFNVEETLEIGK, translated from the coding sequence ATGTTAAATATACTTACTAAATTTATATTTCTGTGTGTACTATCATTGAGTTTAAATGCAAACAACCATACAACATCACTAGTCCCTAAAAAAGATGCAACTAATGTAAAAAGTAATGCACAAATACAAATAACATTTACTAACCCAATAGTCTCTTCATCTTTAACATCAAATACAGTTCAACTAGAAACTGATAATAAAAATATAGATGGTGTAATTAGTATTAAAGATAAAAACACTTTAGTCTTCATTCCAAATGAGAACTTAAAATCAGGAATATACTCTTTACATGTAAAGAGTTTAAAACTAATAAACCCAGAACCAATTAAACCAAAAACTTGGTTTCAAAAGATTATCTTGAAAATATGTTCTTTCTTCTATAGTGATGTAAAAAAATGTAAACTATATAATTTCTTCTTTGGAAACAATGACATAATAACAACAAGTATAAACTACTCTTTTAGTGTAAATGATAATATTGTATTCATAAAAACCCTAAGCTTAGAAACAATACAAACAGAGTTAAAAGAAAATACTCAAGCAGCTTTAATTATTCAAGCAGCTTACTCAGACAATACCATAAAATATATAACTAAAAACATACAATGGATTATACAAGATAACTCAATAGTAACTATAAACAATACTACCCTAGAAACTTTAAAAGAAGGAACTACAACAATTCAAGCAAAATTAGATAACACTACATCAAATAAACTAAAAATAACAGTATATAAAGAGATAAACGGATATAAACTTCCTCCTAAACCAGATGAAACTTTAAACAACTCTACACTGCTTGGAATAGACAGCAATAACAATGGGGTTAGGGATGATGTGGAGAGAAAGATTTACTTTAAGTATAAGAAACCTGTTATACAAGCCTTTATGATGCAGAGTGCGAAATCGTATACAAAAATTTTGGATAATCCTGTAGGTGTCGCAGAATCAGGAGAAGAGCAAAAAGATGCATGGAATGAAAGTTCATGCTCAGGATATTTAAGAAGACTTAAAAAGATAAAGATACCTAGGCTTGAAGGTGTTAAGTTTATGAACAATGCCTACATGAACACTAAAGAGAGAATAAGAGCATATATAAAGTTTAATGAAGCTATGAGTGGTGGAGTATATGAAATACCAATACATGATAAAGATTTAAAAGAAGAAAATTGTGATTTTAACGTAGAAGAGACGTTGGAGATTGGGAAATGA